A stretch of DNA from Bradyrhizobium algeriense:
CCCGGTGCTGCCACCGCGAGATTCTGCACGGACAATTCGCGGACGGGACGCGGCAGCATGACCGGCGGCGCCGGAGGCTGAGCGGTCGCCTTGCAGATGTCGCGCAGGCGCGCCAGGCCCTGGCGGGCTGCGGACAGTTGCTTCCAGGTGCCAAGCGCGATTTCGACAGGCGCGAGCGCGCGCCCCATCAGGATCGAGGACGCGATCATGATGCCGCCCGACGCCTTGTCGGCGATGACGAGATAGGCGCCCATGCCCAGCATTCCCGATTGCAGGACGTAGCGCAGCACTTTCGCGCTCGAGCCGAGATTGGCATAGACGTCGGTCGCGCGGATGTTTTCCTGCAGGTACCGCTCGTTGGCTTGCGACCAGCGCGCCGTCAGGCGATCCGTCATGCCGAGGGCGCGCACGATTTCCGCGTTGCGCTGAGTCGCATCCGCCAGCACCTGCCGCTGCGCGTTCAGGTCCATTGCCGCCTTGGTCGCGCCGCGCGAGATCCGCTCGGTCACCAACGTCATGGCAATGATCGCCGCGGTGCCAAGCAGCGCCGTGAAGCCGATCAGCGGATGAAACAGAAACAGCCCGATCAGGAAGACCGGGATCCACGGCATGTCCAGGAACGCCGTCGGCCCCAGGCCCGACATGAAGGTGCGCACCTGATCGAGATCGCGCAGCGGCTGCTGCATCAAGACCGGCTTCACCCCGCGCAGCGGCAAGGTGGCGAGCGCCCAATGGATCGACCCCTGCAGCGCGCCATCGAACAGCGTTGCGATCCGGCAAAGCATCCGCGACCGCATCGCATCGAAATATCCCTGCACCACGTAGGCGATCAGCACCATCAAGGACAGGCCGAACAGGGTCGCGAGGTTACGGCTCGGAATCACCCGATCGTACACCTGCAACATATAAAGCGAGCCTGACAGCATCAGGATGTTGATGACGCCGCTGAAGACGGCGACGCCGATCATGCGGCGCGCGCTCGCGCGCATCGCGGTCGCGACGGGATCGTCGGCAGCCAGCGTCGATAACAGGCCGGAAATTGCGCGGGGCGTCGGTGCTGCCCGCGCTCGGCTCTGTGCCTGACCCTGAGCGATACTCATTGAACTGCCCTTCGACCCGCTCGAGCGGGTCTCCCTGCAAGTCTCCTTGACGCGCGATGCAGACCATTTTTCGGCGAGAATGCGACGAATGCCGATTGTTCAAGTTCGCTCCTGGGTAGAACGGTGGCAAAGGCCTCGTTGTCGCCTATCCGGTGTGCGCGGCCGAGCAAAATTCCGGCACGGGAGGGACAGCGTCCCGGATTTGCGCGATGGACGCCGACATGGGCTGCGATATCCCTCTTTCGAACGCGTCTAATTCGCCGTTTTTCGGCGCGCCGCGCGTCATGGATTCGTCCGTCTATAACCTTGCTTCGGCGCTCATTGGTCGCTGTGTCGGCCGAATGACGCCACGAAGCTCCGTGATCCTTCATCGTGCGCACATCCTGCTTTCTGGCGGAGGATTGCGCCCATACGTCATGAAACTGAGTGAATAGCAGGGGACGAATGATGGCGGGCTTCGCTGACAAGGAGTATCTTCGCGACGCCGATTTGCCGATCGATGAGGTCGCGAGTCCGCAAGCCGCTCCGGAATCGCCGTCCGCCGTGCCCCCTCCCGACGAAACGCCGCCTGCCAGGCATGCGCCCGGCTCCTCAACCCCTCCGAATCTTCTCGACCTCGGCACGACCTTCAATGGTACGACGCGGTCGCTGGTCGGCGACGTTTGGCAGAACGGCCCCGAGGAGGGCGGCAAGGTATCCGGAAGCGTGACGCCCCATACGAACGATCTCGCGGCGGCTCAGAGCGGATTGCTGGCCGGGATCAATGCGGGGCAGTTTTCCGGCGCCGCGCTCGGCCATGTTCAGGCGATCTTGTCCGACATCACCACCGCCATCTCGGCAGCCAACGCCTCGGTGAGTGGAGGAGGCATGCCCGGCGCAGAACAAACGCTCCGCGCCAGCCATCTCAGTATTCTCAACACCGTCAATACCGATCCCGTGCTGGCGAATCCGGGGACGCAGAACGGGGTAACCGAACCAATCCCGGCGCGCGAGGATGCCCCCGCTGACAAGACGGAGGCCACCGCGCCGGACGCCAATTCGGCGGAGACCACCCATCTGGCGGAGGCCGGCGATGCCGAAAACACGGCGCAGATCGACGAGAACCTCGATGCTGCGATAGCGGAGATGGAAGCGTTGATAGCTGCAAACCCCGATCTGTTCGTTGGGTTGACCGTCGACGATGCCGACGAGATCGTGCAGCAGATCCAGCTCGAACTCAGCCATATCCACAAGGGGGAGGTCCCTCCTGGTGCGGCACAGCACATCAGTGGCGATATCACCGATATCGTTACGGGGGATATCGATCTGGCAAGCATGACTGCGCAGGGCCCGCCGAACTCGCCTGGACAGCAGGCCGTCAACATCGTCGGCGCCAGCGAAACCCAGGCCTCGCCGCCAGTTTCCACCATCGCGACCGGCGATGTGCCGGTCACCATTGTTACGACGGAAGCCCCCACGACCGTCGTCGATCACAGCCAATCGGGCATGCCCGAATTGACACATCATTTACATCACACGTGGGGATAGCGGCGCGCGGCGCGGCCTCCAGCCGTCCCCATGTCCCGGGGATGCTGGAGGCCGACACATCGAGCAAAGAACGCGTTCGCCGATCCGGCGCACGCAGCGGGCGCAGAGAACAGGTTTTAGCCGGCCTGCGCCGCAAATCTTTAGACGATGGCCTCAATGACGGCTCTGGGGACCATCATTAGTACGGCGGCGACATCGGCGGTTTGGAGGAAATCGGCGCGGTTGCTGCCTCGGAAGTGAAGTAGCGGGGCGTATGCGTGAGGCAGCGTAAGACGGACTATGGGACCATCATTCTACACTGGACGTTCGTGGCAGCCTTCGCCGTTGCGCTCGTTACCGGCTTGCGTATCGCGACCGAAACACCCGACCGTACCTGGATCAACTGGTTCGACGCCGTTCTGCCGCGTGACAGCGTATGGATCGCCCATATGCAGGCCGCCATCGTCCTGGTCGCGGTGGCGATCGGCTACATCGTCTACATGCTCCGCTCCGGACTCGGCCGCCGCGTTCAGATCGACAAAGTTCGCCTGCGCGGGCTGTTTGTCTGCCGCGGGCAGGCGAGGTTGAGCGCCGTGATCGCCCTGATGTACTGGATTTTCTTTGTCACGATGGCCGGGCTATTGGTCAGCGGCGGCGCGCTCTATTTCGGTTTCTACTCCGGCTATGACGTGGCGATGCTGCACTGGGTGGGGACCTGGGTGATCCTCGCCTTTGTCGTCCTGCATGTCTTGACCCAGTTCAAAAGCGGCGGCGCTTCGCAACTGCTGCGCATTTTTCGTCCCGCCCCGCTGCCTGCGCCGCCGCCGCGGCTCGATGCCGTCGAACTGCTGGGCATGCTGGCCGAGCAGTCGGCGCGTTCGCAAGGACCTGAAAACCCGGACGCGCCGCCCGATGCCTCGTCCCACCCGCTGCAGCCGCGCGCAGAGATGCGCCGCGGTCGAACGGCTGAGCCGGATCCGGCGCCCCGCCCCCCGGCCGGGCCTGCGCGATCGCGAAACCCGACCCTGCAGGCCAATGCGTTCGTGGTCGCGGCCGCCGCCGCGATCACTGGCGCCTCGCTCATCGTAGCTACCGACCGGCTGGCGGTGGACAGTGTGCAGATTCGCCGCATCAACGCCGCCGACGCACCGACCCTCGACGGCGACACGTCCGATCGGGCCTGGCGTGGCGTCAAGCCGTTTTCGCTGCTGACCGGAGAAGGCGGAAACTTCGACGGCAAAGGCGAAGCCAGAATCGAGGTCCGCGCGGTGCATGACGGCACCTATGCGTACTTCCTATTCACCTGGCAGGATTCGACGCGCTCGCTGAAGCACCTCCCGCTCGTCAAGGAAGCCGATGGATGGCATCTGCTCCATTCCGGCTTTCAGCTCGGCGACGAGCATCAATACAACGAAGACAAGTTTTCGGTGCTGCTGACCACATCGGATGTCACGCTGGCCGGCGGCCGAACCTTTCATCCGGGGCCGCAGCCGGTTGCCGGCGCGCCGGCCACCATGAGCGGCCGTGGACTGCATTACACGGCGTCCGGCTACGCCGACGTCTGGCAGTGGAAGGCCACAAGCGGCGCGACCGGATGGATGGACGACGCCCATTTCGGGCCTCCGTTGAATCCGACCCCGATGCAGGCGGCCAACGTCGTTCCCTACAAGGGCGGCTTCGCAGCCGACCCTGGAACGGCAAACTACCGGGACAACTTCACCATCGAGGCCGACGTGTCAGGCGGCCCGCGCCGCAGCCGCCTGATCGCCCCGCTGCGCCTGCCCAAAGTCGTCGCCGCCACGACGGACGCGATGGGCGATATCGACCTCGATCCCAATCATGGCGAGAGCGACGGCGCGCGCTGGTTCATGCCCGAGAAGGATTCAGTTGCCTATTCGACCGATGTCGACGCCCGCATCCCGACCGGAACCGTGATCCCGGGCGTCATCGTGGGCGGCGAATTTTCCGGCGACCGTGCCGACGTTCGATGCGCAGCCCGCTGGGCCTCCGGCCTCTGGGCGCTCGAGGTGCGACGCCGGCTTGACACCACAAGCCAGTTTGACGTGCCGATCAAGACCGGCGTCTTCATGCGGGTCGCCGCTTTCGACCACAGCCAGATCAGACATACACGGCACGTTCGGCCGATTCGTATCGAGGTGGAATAAATGTCAAAGATTTGCAAAGTCACGATCAACGACGAGCCGTTTCTGGCGAATCGCGGCGAGCTTCTGCTCGATTGGGCATTGATGAACGGCGTCGATCTTCCGCACGATTGCCGCGCCGGAATCTGCGGCGCCTGCCGCGTGCGCCTGGTCGACGGCCAGGTGTTCGGCGGCCACAGCCGCGGCGACGACATGATCCATGCCTGCCAGGCCCGGATCGTTTCCGATCTCGAGATTGCGATCGAGGCCGCTCCCGAACCGGTGGCGCTGTCGGCGGAAGTGGCGCAGACCGTGCAGCTCGCGCCCGACGTGGTGGGCGTCGACATCGAACTGCCGAAGCCGCTCGACTATCTTCCCGGCCAATATTGCAAGCTGCAGTTTCAGGGCTTTCCGGCGAGGTCCTACAGCCCGACTTTTCCGCTGGAAGGCGCTCCCCACGATCACATGCTGCACTTTCACATCCGAAAGGTTACGGACGGGCTGGTATCCTCGGCGCTCGGCCAGGAAATCCGCCCCGGGCACCGCGTCAAGCTGACGGGACCGTATGGCCGCGCCTTTTTCAGGCAAGGCCACGCAGGCCGCATCGTTCTCGTCGCCAGCGGTACCGGCTTCGCCCCGATGTGGTCGGTCGCGGTCGCCGCGATCATGGAGCAGCCGCAGCGCGAAATGGTCTTCATCGTGCAGGCCCGCAGCATCCGCTCGCTCTACATGCATGCCGCGCTGTGCCGCCTGGCGCTGTTTCCCAATGTCAGGCTGATCCCGATGGTGTCGGAGCCGCAGCAAATCTCGCACGCGATTCAGAGCGGCCGGCCGACCGATCATTTGCCAAAGCTGTCGCCGGACGATGTGGTTTATACCGCGGGCGCGCCGGCGATGACCGACGCGGTGGCGCGGATTGCCAAGGCCGCGGGCGCAAGGTGCTACACCGACCCCTTCGTGCAGGAGCCGCGGACTGCCGAACAATCAGGGTTGATGTCGCGCCTCAGCGGCTGGCTCAACGAGTCCAAAAGCGGAACTATTCCGCCGCAGCCGGCGCGAAAGGCGGCGCCCATGACCCGAGGCGTAGCCGCAGTCGGCGCCGGCAACCGCTAGCTAGAGCATGATCCGGAAAAGTGGGTACCGGTTTTCCGAAAAGATCATGCGTAAATCAAAGAGATAGAGTGGGATGACGATTCGAAGAAAAGTCATCCCGCTCTAGTTCATGGTCATGCTGCGGCTGCGGGAGCCAGCAGGCTCTCGCATCCGGTGTCTGCGATGATCGACGACACGCTTGCCGCGCGGCGCAGTCGAGCTTGCCCTATTCCTCAGCCGGAGATCGCCGCGATATAGCGCTGGACGGACATCTCGAACGCCGCCTTTGCATTGTCGGCGATGTTGCGGCCCCACCATGCGCCATAGATGCGGTCGAACGCCAGCGGCTCGACCGCAGCCCAGATCCGCCGCACGGCTGACGCATTGAGCGGAATGTAGTTCGGAAAACTGTACATGAAGCTGAGCGAGCGGCGGTCCATCGCCACCATCGCGACATCGCCGGTAAGCAATGCACCCCTGCCCGCCGCGCCCGCGCGCCAGTGCAGGATCGTGCCGCCGGCGAAATGTCCGCCGGTTCGCACCAGAACAATGTCGTCGGAGAGCCGGTGGCTGTCGCCGGTCCATGGCACGATGGCCGAATGCGGCCGTGTGACAAGAGCGCGATCGTCGCCATGCAGATAGACCGGCGCGCCACCGAACGCCTCACTCCAATCGGCGACCGCGCCATAGTAATGCGGGTGCGAGACGGCAATCGCCTTCAGGCCGCCGAGCGAGCGGACGTAGTCGATGGCTTCGCGGGTGGCCAGCGGCACACAGTCCCACATCACGCAGCCATCGGCTTCACGCACCAGGAGCGCGCGCTGCCCGATCGCAAAACCCGGCTGCATGCTGATGCCGGGAATGTCGAGGTCGTCACGCCAGACGAGCTTGTAACGTTTCGCCAATTCCTCGCGCGTGAGCCACGCCTGGCCCTTCCAGTTCACAAATTGCCGCTCGTCCTCGCAAACCGGGCAGGCCCGCGGCGGCGCAGCGCTTTCGGGAAACTGGGCACCACATTGTTCGCACGTCCACAGCGGCATGGCGTTGCTCCTATTCGAGGCGTGTTCGGGCTGCGACAGAACCCGCGACCGCTAGACCAATCGGTCCAAATGTTAAGGATTCTGGCACGTTACGGGAAGTTTGGGTATTGCGGCCTGGATGGTCGGCAGATAGGCTTCGCTTGACGCCGACCGGATTTTAATCGTCCCGGTTGTCCTAACCTGGGAGCATTTTGCTGCGACCGAGTTATGCGGGATGCCATCTTCATGAGGCGCAAGATCGCCGCAATTCTGGTAGCCCACATCGCCGACTACGGCAGGTTGGTCGCCGATGACGAAGAAGAGACGCTGCGGCGAATGGCGTCCTGTCGAACCACCATTGACGACCTCATTGCGATAGCGGGTCGTTCCGTCCAATGGCTGTGCCCGACCGAGCGGGCCGTTGATCCATTGACCTGATACCCGATGACCTAATACCCGATAGCCGCCCCATCGCTGCGCGGATCCGAGCCGCCGCTCAATGTGCCGTTCCGCCGGTCGATGGTGATGCCGTGCGCGTGACCGGCCATTTCGTTCCAGGCGTCCCAGCGGTTGATCGCGTGGCCGCGTTGCGCGAGCGCGTCGATCGTAGCTTCGGGGAAGCGGCTCTCGATATGCAGCGTGTCGCGCGCTTCGCCGAGGGCGAAGCGGCCGGAAAGAAACCGCGGCATCTCGATCGCCTCCTGGATATCGAGACCGAAATCGATCATCGCCGAATAGAGCTGCATCTGGATTTGCGGCTGGCCGTCCGCGCCCATGCAGCCGAGCACGCTCCAGATCTTGCCGTCGCGCTTGGCCATCGAGGCGATCAGTGTATGCATCGGGATCTTGCCCGGCTCGAGACGATTGGGATGGTTGCGATCGAGCGAGAAATACGCGCCGCGGTTTTGCAGGATGACGCCGGTGTTTCCCGCAACCACGCAGGAGCCGAAGGCGCCATACAGGCTTTGAATCAGCGACGCCGCATTGCCGTCGCAATCGACAGCGGCGACATAGACCGTATCGCCGGACAGGCTGCCGAAAGACGGCACCATGTCCCACTTCAATGCCGACCTCGCGTCGATCAGCCGGCCGCGCTCGGCTGCGTATTCTTTCGATATCAGCCGCTCGACCGGCACATCGGCAAAGGCGGGATCGGCGAGCACCTGGTCGCGGTCGTGGTAGGCGATCTGCTTGGCCTGTACCAGCAAATGGACATGGTCGGGCCCGAGGAAATCCTTTCGGTGCAGTTGGTGGGGCTCGACGAGATTGAGCATTTCGAGCACGGTAAAACCCTGCGTCGGCGGCGGCGTGTTGAAGACCGTAACGTCGCGGTAGCGGCCAACAAGGGGAGCGGCCCAGACGGCCCTTTGCCGGCCGAAATCGGCAAGGCGAAACAGGCCGCCGTTTTCCCTGGAGAAGCGTGCCATCTCGGCGGCGACCGGCCCAGCATAAAAGCCGGACCACCCGTCATCCGCGATCGATTGCAACGTGCGCGCCAGGTTTGCGTTGGCAAGCTTGGTGCCCGGCCGCGCTGCCGCCCCATCGGCAAAGAAAAGCGCCGCGGCCGCTTGATCTCGCGCCAGATCATCGCGCGTCATCTCGATGAAGCTTGCAAGGCGGCCGGTGACCGGAAAGCCGTCGCTTGCATACCGGATAGCGCTTTCCAGAACACGCCGCAGCGGAAGCCTTCCATAGGCATCGTGCGCCTCGATCCAGCTCGCTACTCCACCCGGCACCGTCAAGGTCGCCGGCACGATGCCCCGTAGCGGGATTCCATTCAGCCCGCGCGCTTCAAAGGACGACAGCGTGGCGCCCTCCGCCGCCTTGCCGCCGCCGTTGAGGGAGCGGATCTCGCCGCTCGCGCCGTCGTGAACGAGCCAGAACGCATCGCCGCCGAGACCGGTCATGTGCGGGTAGACAACCGACAGCACCGCGCTGGCCGCGATCGCCGCGTCGATGGCGGAGCCGCCGGCGCGAAGCACGTCAAGGCCGGCCGCGGAGGCGAGCGAATGCGGCGACGTCACCATGCCGTTCGAGGCAAGCGTGACGGGCCGGCCGGTACGAATGTCCAATTCAAGCCCCCGAATCTGCTCAGACGCCGATCAGGCGCGGATCCGTCTGATCATGTGATTGTCGTAGATGGCCTCGCATGTCGTGAGCCGCCAGCGCACGGCGGGCGCGGACTACGCGATGGCGGGTGCGGCGACGGCGCCAGTGGCGACCGCGGCACCGGCTGCCTTGAGGAGCTTCCTGCGATTCATGGTCAGTCTCCTTGCGTAGTGAGATGAGAAGCGAACGCGTGGACCGTCAGCCGCAGCATGGCCCGCGGTTATCCCGGCTCGCGCTGTTTCGGTCGGGCGGCAGGTCCATCGCCGGATTCTCGGCAAAGAAGCCGTTCGGCTTCAGCGCGAAGCCGACATATTCGACCGGCATCACCGGAAAATCTTCGGGACGGCAGACATGCGTGGCCCCGAAACTGTGCCAGACGACGATATCCTGGTTTTCGATCGAACGGTTTTTCGCAACATATTTCGGCAGGCCGTCGCCGCCGGCATGCTGGTTTGGGAATTCGCCGCTCGCATAACGCTCGTCGGGCGCGTAGCGCGTCACCCAGATATGCTTGGTCGCAAAGCCGCCACGCTCGGTCATGTAGCAGCCCTTCTGCGCAAGCATCACGGGCGCGCTGTGCGCCAGGAGCTTGTAGGCCGTCGCGCCGCCGACGCTGTTCTTTTGATTGGGATTGGTGATCTTCCAGTAGCGTCCGGTCCGCCCGTCGGCCTCGCGGACCGCGTCGCGCTCGCGTGAGAGAACCCGCGACGTGGTATCGAACACGTTGCCGTAGGGATTGTCCGTCCCCCATGGCCGTGGCCGGAACTCGTGCTCGGTGACGCTATTGCCCTCACCATCCAGCATCATGTGGAGGCGGGCATTGAAGAAATGCTGGTGGGTCGGACCGCCGAGATCTTCAGCGACCATGCCGCCCCACGGATAGGGCTTGCCCGGCGCGATCGCCGCCGTCTGGATGATGCCGGTAAGCTTGACCTCGAGCTGAATGGTGCCGTCCTGGTAGAAGTACCAGAAGAACCCGTAATCGTAATTTCCGACGGTGGTGAAGAACGAGATGACGAGCCGCCGTGACCGCCGCACCTCGAACGTTTCGTTGCGGAATTCGTAATGCTTCCAGAGGATACCGTAATCCTCCTCGTGCAGGCAGATCGCATTCCTCATGACGGCCGGCTTGCCGTAATCGTCGGCGACCGGCACATCGAAATAATGGATATGGCCGAGGCAATCGCAGCCGAGTTCGAGTGCGTTGGCGAGCTTGCCCAGTCCATACTCCCCGGCGTCGAACGCGCATTTCCAGAAATGATTCGCGGTCGGATCGGCATAGGGAACGATCATGTCGGTGACGCTGGCCCGGTAGATGATCGGCCGTTCGCGCTCACGATCGCGAAACGAGATCTGGTGCAGCACCAGTCCCTCGCGCGCGGTCCAGCCGACACGGAACGACCAGTTCTGCCAATTGACCTTCCATCCCTCGACCGTAAAGCTCGGGCCGTCCTTTTGCACCACATCCAGCGGCTTCACGTCCTTGCGCGTCTGCGGGATCGATGCCCGGTCGTAGTTGCGCGATTTCTTCGGGATCGGAATCACGTCGGGCTCATCGACCAGATGGACGATCCTGTTCTCGATCAGGTCGACGAGCGCGACCACGCCTTCGATCGGGTGCGCGTAGCCGTTGTCCTTGAGATCCTTGCGCCAATAGGAAACGGCGCTGACCAGCCTGCGCCCCTTCTCCACCTCGCGGTCGAAATAGCCGGCCGAAAACGGGTCGACCTGAACCAGCTCGATGTCCTCATCATTCAGGCCCCGCCGCTTCATCGCACGCCGCCAGTCCGCGTCGGCCTTGACGATGTCGCCGACCTTGAACACTTCCTCGATCGTGATCGGCGGCTGGCCGTAGGGATGGAGCTTGGTCGGATACTCGCGCCACGCCGTCACGCGCTTGGAATCGAGATCTACCGTCGCGACATGCGTCGCGCCGGTCTTGCTGTCGAACAGGGTGACGGCGGCCCGTCGCAGGAGCCCGGCTGCCGGCTTCCATCCGAGGACGTCGGACTTGGCCGGCTCTTCGAGCTGCACGTGCGTAAATCGCGCGTGCGGGCCGAGCCGCTTTTCCGTCCTCAATATCTCGGACGCCAGCGCGACTTCGGTCTCGCTGAGCGGATCGAGCGGATGGCCGGCATCTGTGCCGGCGGATGGCTTTGTGCGTACCATATCGGACCGAATTCTCCAGAATTTGGCCGCAGGCTACGGCGGCCCGAGCCGCTGCGTCTTGAATGAACCTGCCACGTCCGGCGGTTTGGCCCTTGCCAGAGCGACCGGTCCTGGGCGACGCTGGCGGACCACAAACCGGATCTTGTTCGCACGATGCCGATCAGCGTCTCCACCGACCCGATCCGCCCGGCCGAGCGAACAGCCTATTGGACCGAGGCGATCTGCCGGTCATTCGCCAGTGTCGAAACCAAGCCGCTCGGCTCTGCGGTCGTCAGCGGTCATTTCGAATTCGTCGAAATCGGCGGCGCGAAGCTGGTCCGCTTCGACAGCAGTCCACAATGCTACACCCGCGATGCCCGGCTCGTGAACATGGCCGGTTCGGACGAATTCATGTTCGATTTCCAACGGCGCGGCCGAAGCTCGATCGTGCAAGCCGGAAACGAAAGCACGATCGAACCGGGATACGGCGTGCTCTACGACGCGCGGCGTCCGTTCGAGGATCGGCTGTTCGGTCCCGAGCAGCGCGTGGAGCTGCTGATCGCCACCGTCCCCGCCTCGTCGCTGTTGCGATCCGTCCCCGAAGCGGCGCGACTATGCGCGAAACCTATCCCCTTGTCCGGGACGATTGCGCGCGCGATTGCCGCGCTGGTACGCGACGCGATCTCCGTGCCGGACGCACCGGCAAGACAAAGCGAGCCTGACATCGTCGCTTATCTGTCGGCGATACTGCGCCTTGCCGCCGGCGCAAGCCATGAGCTGAGCCGCCCCGGCCTGTTCAGGCTGATCGACACTTACCTGAGGGCAAACATCGCCACGATCCGACCGGCGCCGGCGCTTGCCGCCGAGTTTGGCATTTCGGAGCGAACCTTTCATCGCATCTTCGCCGACCGCGCGACCACGTTCGAACGCCATGTCCTTCACCTGCGTGTCGAATCGTTCAAAGAACTGCTGCGGCAGGCTTCGCTGGCAAGCGTTCCGATCGCAAGGCTTGCGCATCAATGCGGCTTCGCCGATGCCGCCCACGCCACGCGCACGTTCAAGGACAGATTTGGCGCCACGCCACGGGATTTTCGCGCTAGCCCACCAACCGGCTAAGCCTCGCAATAGCTGCGATACCAGCTGGCGAACCGGTGGATGCCGTCCTCGATCGGAGTTGCCGGGCGGAAGCCTACGTCACGCACGAGATCATCAACATCGGCATAGGTCGTCGGCACGTCGCCCGGCTGCATCGGCAGCAGTTCCTTGTTGGCCTTGCGCCCCAGCTCCTGCTCGAGGAGACCGAGCACGAGCATCAATTCCTGCGGCTTGTTGTTGCCGACATTATAGATGCGCCAAGGGGCAATGCTCGATCCCGGGTCCTGAATTCCGTTCAACCCGACTTGCCCAACCTGCGGCGGGAGCTCGATCAGGCGGACCAGCGCTTCCGTCACATCGTCGACATAGGTGAAGTCGCGAAGCATCCGCCCCCCGTTGAACAGCTTGACCGGATCGCCGCGGACGATCGCATCCGCAAACACGAACAGCGCCATATCGGGACGATACCAGGGGCCGTACACCGTAAAGAACCGCAAGCCGGTGCACGGTATCCCGTAAAGATGGCTGTACGAATGCGCCATCAACTCGTTCGCCTTCTTGCTCGCGGCATAAAGGCTGATCGGGTGATCGACGTTGTCGTGCACCGAAAACGGCAGCTTCCTGTTGGCCCCGTAGACGGACGACGAGGATGCGAACAGCAGATGACGGCAGCCATTGTGCCGGCATCCCTCCAGAATATTGGTGAAGCCGACCAGATTGGCGTCGACATAGGCGTGCGGATCCCTGAGCGAGTATCGTACGCCGGCTTGCGCGGCCAGATGGATGACGACGGGAAAGCGATACCGCGCAAACAGCGCCGGTATCGCCACGCGATCCGCCACGTCAAGCCTTTCGAACTGAAAGCGCGGGTCGTTGCGGAGGATATCGAGCCGGGCCGCCTTCAGCCGCGGATCGTAGTATGTGTTGAGATTGTCGACCCCGACGACGCGGTGGCCGGACTGCAGCAACCGCTGCGCCACGTGGAATCCG
This window harbors:
- a CDS encoding MBL fold metallo-hydrolase encodes the protein MPLWTCEQCGAQFPESAAPPRACPVCEDERQFVNWKGQAWLTREELAKRYKLVWRDDLDIPGISMQPGFAIGQRALLVREADGCVMWDCVPLATREAIDYVRSLGGLKAIAVSHPHYYGAVADWSEAFGGAPVYLHGDDRALVTRPHSAIVPWTGDSHRLSDDIVLVRTGGHFAGGTILHWRAGAAGRGALLTGDVAMVAMDRRSLSFMYSFPNYIPLNASAVRRIWAAVEPLAFDRIYGAWWGRNIADNAKAAFEMSVQRYIAAISG
- a CDS encoding twin-arginine translocation signal domain-containing protein gives rise to the protein MNRRKLLKAAGAAVATGAVAAPAIA
- a CDS encoding ethylbenzene dehydrogenase-related protein — encoded protein: MRQRKTDYGTIILHWTFVAAFAVALVTGLRIATETPDRTWINWFDAVLPRDSVWIAHMQAAIVLVAVAIGYIVYMLRSGLGRRVQIDKVRLRGLFVCRGQARLSAVIALMYWIFFVTMAGLLVSGGALYFGFYSGYDVAMLHWVGTWVILAFVVLHVLTQFKSGGASQLLRIFRPAPLPAPPPRLDAVELLGMLAEQSARSQGPENPDAPPDASSHPLQPRAEMRRGRTAEPDPAPRPPAGPARSRNPTLQANAFVVAAAAAITGASLIVATDRLAVDSVQIRRINAADAPTLDGDTSDRAWRGVKPFSLLTGEGGNFDGKGEARIEVRAVHDGTYAYFLFTWQDSTRSLKHLPLVKEADGWHLLHSGFQLGDEHQYNEDKFSVLLTTSDVTLAGGRTFHPGPQPVAGAPATMSGRGLHYTASGYADVWQWKATSGATGWMDDAHFGPPLNPTPMQAANVVPYKGGFAADPGTANYRDNFTIEADVSGGPRRSRLIAPLRLPKVVAATTDAMGDIDLDPNHGESDGARWFMPEKDSVAYSTDVDARIPTGTVIPGVIVGGEFSGDRADVRCAARWASGLWALEVRRRLDTTSQFDVPIKTGVFMRVAAFDHSQIRHTRHVRPIRIEVE
- the ggt gene encoding gamma-glutamyltransferase: MDIRTGRPVTLASNGMVTSPHSLASAAGLDVLRAGGSAIDAAIAASAVLSVVYPHMTGLGGDAFWLVHDGASGEIRSLNGGGKAAEGATLSSFEARGLNGIPLRGIVPATLTVPGGVASWIEAHDAYGRLPLRRVLESAIRYASDGFPVTGRLASFIEMTRDDLARDQAAAALFFADGAAARPGTKLANANLARTLQSIADDGWSGFYAGPVAAEMARFSRENGGLFRLADFGRQRAVWAAPLVGRYRDVTVFNTPPPTQGFTVLEMLNLVEPHQLHRKDFLGPDHVHLLVQAKQIAYHDRDQVLADPAFADVPVERLISKEYAAERGRLIDARSALKWDMVPSFGSLSGDTVYVAAVDCDGNAASLIQSLYGAFGSCVVAGNTGVILQNRGAYFSLDRNHPNRLEPGKIPMHTLIASMAKRDGKIWSVLGCMGADGQPQIQMQLYSAMIDFGLDIQEAIEMPRFLSGRFALGEARDTLHIESRFPEATIDALAQRGHAINRWDAWNEMAGHAHGITIDRRNGTLSGGSDPRSDGAAIGY
- a CDS encoding 2Fe-2S iron-sulfur cluster-binding protein, producing MSKICKVTINDEPFLANRGELLLDWALMNGVDLPHDCRAGICGACRVRLVDGQVFGGHSRGDDMIHACQARIVSDLEIAIEAAPEPVALSAEVAQTVQLAPDVVGVDIELPKPLDYLPGQYCKLQFQGFPARSYSPTFPLEGAPHDHMLHFHIRKVTDGLVSSALGQEIRPGHRVKLTGPYGRAFFRQGHAGRIVLVASGTGFAPMWSVAVAAIMEQPQREMVFIVQARSIRSLYMHAALCRLALFPNVRLIPMVSEPQQISHAIQSGRPTDHLPKLSPDDVVYTAGAPAMTDAVARIAKAAGARCYTDPFVQEPRTAEQSGLMSRLSGWLNESKSGTIPPQPARKAAPMTRGVAAVGAGNR
- a CDS encoding type I secretion system permease/ATPase → MIGVAVFSGVINILMLSGSLYMLQVYDRVIPSRNLATLFGLSLMVLIAYVVQGYFDAMRSRMLCRIATLFDGALQGSIHWALATLPLRGVKPVLMQQPLRDLDQVRTFMSGLGPTAFLDMPWIPVFLIGLFLFHPLIGFTALLGTAAIIAMTLVTERISRGATKAAMDLNAQRQVLADATQRNAEIVRALGMTDRLTARWSQANERYLQENIRATDVYANLGSSAKVLRYVLQSGMLGMGAYLVIADKASGGIMIASSILMGRALAPVEIALGTWKQLSAARQGLARLRDICKATAQPPAPPVMLPRPVRELSVQNLAVAAPGFDMPIVSGVTFSLKAGSGLALLGASASGKTSLSKALVGIWPAHRGAVRLDGASLDQWRNEDLGRHIGYLPQDVGLFDGTVAENICRFDEHASSDAILKAAQIAGVHDIILRLPEGYATRIGQGGMSLSAGQKQRVGLARAVFGDPFLLVLDEPNANLDADGENALTRAIGIMRQNKSIVVVISHRPSALSALDMTMVLYEGKAIAFGPSAEVFARVRNAGGKGPSGSPQPPPQAKAEQRASLAESVSS